From one Dermacentor andersoni chromosome 1, qqDerAnde1_hic_scaffold, whole genome shotgun sequence genomic stretch:
- the LOC126523471 gene encoding uncharacterized protein, producing the protein MAVADSQYLFRLIDVGAPGRFSDGGIFKDSPIGKRLHEGKLNLPQAAKLPGSERVCPHVFVGDEAFQLRPDFMRPLPGTQTKAEEIIFNYRLSRARRCIENAFGILVSRWRIYERQMNLQPENVESVVKATCVLHNFLSVTSSASATYCPPGYGDCQDMFGCVRDSTWRQGAATAAVFGLQGAKARNCTNAANSVRKQFIEYFKDEGQVSWQWDLPGVTSL; encoded by the exons ATGGCTGTGGCAGACAGCCAGTACCTGTTTCGCCTTATTGATGTGGGCGCACCTGGGAGGTTTAGTGATGGTGGAATTTTCAAAGATTCCCCCATTGGCAAACGACTGCACGAAGGCAAGCTCAATCTGCCTCAGGCAGCTAAGCTACCAGGCTCCGAGAGAGTTTGCCCTCATGTGTTTGTTGGCGATGAAGCCTTCCAGCTGCGCCCCGACTTCATGCGGCCACTACCGGGCACACAGACTAAAGCTGAGGAGATCATCTTCAACTACCGCCTCAGTCGTGCCAG ACGATGTATAGAGAACGCCTTCGGGATTCTCGTTTCCCGCTGGCGGATATACGAGAGGCAGATGAACCTGCAGCCGGAAAATGTGGAGAGTGTTGTGAAGGCAACCTGCGTACTTCACAACTTCTTATCCGTAACGTCCAGCGCTTCAGCGACCTACTGCCCACCTGGATATGGAGACTGCCAGGACATGTTCGGGTGTGTCCGTGACAGCACTTGGCGACAAGGGGCGGCAACTGCTGCTGTGTTCGGTTTGCAGGGAGCAAAGGCCCGCAACTGCACAAATGCTGCTAATTCGGTGCGCAAGCAGTTCATCGAGTACTTCAAGGATGAAGGGCAGGTGTCTTGGCAGTGGGACCTGCCAGGGGTGACAAGCTTGTAG